In Dyadobacter subterraneus, a single genomic region encodes these proteins:
- a CDS encoding glycoside hydrolase family 43 protein, which translates to MPEKIKPLIDGLYTADPSAHVFNGKIYIYPSHDVEADVPQDDEGGHFQMRDYHVFSMDRIGGKVTDHGVALDVKDVPWADKQMWAPDAAYKNGTYFLYFPAKDKEGIFRIGVATSKTPAGPFKPEAKPIEGSYSIDPAVFMDTDGKTYMYLGGIWGGQLQRWHTGTYNKTLMTDLGKGHENEPALSAKIAVMKDDMLSFAEPLRDVQILDENGKPLLASDASRRFFEGAWMHKFNGKYYFSYSTGDTHLLCYAEGTSPYGPFTYKGVIMTPVEGWTTHHSIVDVNGKWYLFYHDAELSGKTHLRSVKVRELLRDSNGNIKTITP; encoded by the coding sequence ATGCCTGAAAAGATAAAACCCCTGATCGACGGCCTCTACACGGCCGATCCCTCAGCACATGTTTTTAATGGAAAAATTTACATATATCCGTCCCATGATGTGGAAGCTGACGTGCCGCAGGATGACGAAGGCGGGCATTTCCAGATGCGCGATTACCATGTTTTCTCCATGGACAGGATCGGTGGAAAAGTGACCGATCATGGTGTGGCACTGGATGTAAAAGATGTACCCTGGGCAGATAAACAAATGTGGGCACCGGATGCGGCTTACAAAAACGGAACATATTTTCTTTATTTTCCTGCAAAAGATAAAGAGGGCATTTTCCGTATTGGCGTGGCTACAAGTAAAACCCCGGCCGGACCTTTTAAGCCAGAAGCAAAACCTATTGAGGGCAGTTATAGCATCGATCCGGCTGTGTTTATGGATACCGATGGTAAGACATACATGTATCTGGGAGGAATCTGGGGAGGTCAGCTTCAGCGCTGGCATACAGGAACCTACAATAAAACTTTGATGACTGATCTAGGCAAAGGCCATGAAAATGAACCTGCATTAAGCGCAAAAATTGCTGTGATGAAAGACGATATGCTTTCATTTGCCGAGCCTTTGCGTGATGTTCAGATCCTTGATGAAAATGGCAAACCTCTTCTTGCCTCAGATGCCAGCAGGCGTTTTTTTGAAGGAGCCTGGATGCACAAATTTAACGGAAAGTATTACTTCTCGTATTCCACAGGTGATACGCACTTGCTTTGTTATGCGGAGGGAACTTCGCCTTATGGACCCTTTACCTACAAAGGCGTGATCATGACTCCGGTCGAAGGGTGGACAACGCATCACTCGATCGTTGATGTGAACGGAAAATGGTATCTGTTTTATCATGATGCTGAGCTTTCCGGTAAAACGCATCTTCGCAGTGTAAAAGTCAGAGAGTTGCTGAGAGATAGCAATGGAAATATTAAAACAATAACTCCTTGA
- a CDS encoding RagB/SusD family nutrient uptake outer membrane protein produces MKSIKILLTAGLIVALSSGCEKVLEEHPQSQIVPSYFNSPSGVLGGIAGVYNDIRSQWGTEGFTVEMQAGTDEFIQGVNAGTGNAYTYNGLNSSNFGSAWGVAFQDINTLNGVLQYGQTIDLNETTRKQYLAQAKFLRAFWYFYLVQTWGDVPLHTEFITVASQAASRQPAAEVYELIIKDLTEAAADLPNQPTAPFLGKAATKPVAQFLLAKVYLTRGWLNNTANDFSQAAKICDEIIANKSAYGLDLWQDYGDAFVPANDYGKETMFVSDHVLDPKYGYYSVGGAAGGGAAQNLSPWFTNWNYPNNSGINSIKNAAGAFTNSGTSGMIRDSYYGRPYVRMRPNSDKQTTGTRAGKNYFLDQAFTNRDVDSRFANSFYTVYISNTAVTNTPTTANNTRGIGYTTVPGSDTAVWLPDYEVPGAPQFVGSRPFKGIVVPPSLWNNGIYPALKKYMDPSRGANFNDPSTRPCVLYRFSDVYLIGAEASFKAGDASKAATLINVLRQRAAFRKTNTAAQNTAAATAMTITAADVTLDFILDERSREFFGEWQRWHDLVRTRSLVRRVQEWNKEAAPYIKDFHMLRPIPQSQIDRVVEGPKFPQNTGY; encoded by the coding sequence ATGAAATCCATAAAAATTCTGCTTACTGCCGGGCTGATCGTTGCACTTAGCTCAGGTTGTGAAAAAGTGCTTGAAGAGCATCCACAATCCCAAATCGTCCCTTCTTATTTTAATAGTCCATCCGGTGTGCTCGGAGGGATTGCAGGGGTTTACAACGATATTCGAAGCCAATGGGGCACCGAAGGGTTCACGGTCGAAATGCAGGCTGGAACCGACGAGTTTATCCAGGGCGTCAATGCCGGAACTGGTAATGCCTATACCTACAACGGTTTGAACAGCAGTAATTTCGGCTCAGCCTGGGGCGTCGCATTTCAGGATATTAACACGCTCAACGGCGTACTTCAGTATGGTCAGACCATTGATTTGAATGAAACAACGCGGAAGCAATACCTTGCCCAGGCTAAATTTTTAAGGGCTTTCTGGTATTTTTATCTTGTCCAGACCTGGGGTGATGTTCCGCTTCATACCGAATTTATTACCGTAGCCTCACAGGCCGCTTCGCGCCAGCCTGCGGCAGAAGTTTATGAGCTGATCATCAAAGACCTTACAGAGGCTGCCGCTGATTTGCCCAACCAGCCGACCGCTCCATTCCTTGGAAAAGCGGCAACCAAACCCGTTGCGCAGTTTTTGCTGGCCAAAGTATACCTTACCCGCGGATGGCTGAACAATACAGCCAATGACTTTTCGCAGGCGGCAAAAATTTGTGACGAGATTATTGCCAACAAATCTGCTTATGGACTTGATCTTTGGCAGGATTATGGCGATGCCTTTGTGCCTGCGAATGACTATGGAAAAGAAACGATGTTTGTCAGCGACCACGTGCTGGATCCAAAATATGGTTATTACAGCGTCGGTGGAGCAGCCGGCGGCGGTGCGGCCCAAAACCTGAGTCCATGGTTTACCAACTGGAATTATCCCAACAACAGTGGAATCAATTCGATCAAAAATGCTGCCGGAGCTTTTACCAACAGTGGAACTTCGGGCATGATCCGTGATTCGTACTATGGCCGCCCTTATGTGCGGATGCGTCCGAATTCGGATAAGCAGACCACGGGAACACGTGCCGGGAAAAATTATTTCCTTGATCAGGCTTTCACAAACCGTGATGTCGATTCACGTTTTGCCAATTCATTTTACACGGTTTATATTTCCAATACCGCAGTAACGAATACCCCAACAACCGCCAATAATACCCGTGGAATTGGTTACACCACCGTTCCGGGTTCGGATACAGCCGTTTGGCTGCCCGATTATGAAGTGCCAGGGGCGCCTCAGTTTGTAGGATCAAGGCCATTTAAAGGCATTGTTGTGCCGCCAAGTCTTTGGAATAACGGTATTTATCCGGCATTGAAAAAATATATGGATCCAAGTCGCGGTGCCAATTTCAACGATCCATCAACGCGTCCTTGTGTTTTATACCGTTTTTCTGATGTTTACCTGATTGGTGCTGAGGCAAGTTTCAAAGCAGGCGATGCATCCAAAGCTGCAACGCTGATCAATGTTTTAAGGCAGCGTGCAGCATTCAGAAAAACGAATACCGCGGCTCAGAATACAGCTGCGGCGACGGCTATGACGATTACCGCTGCTGATGTAACTCTGGATTTTATTCTGGATGAACGAAGCCGTGAATTTTTCGGAGAATGGCAGCGCTGGCATGATCTGGTCAGAACGCGCTCACTTGTCCGCCGTGTGCAGGAATGGAACAAAGAGGCCGCACCTTACATCAAAGATTTTCATATGTTACGACCAATCCCTCAGTCTCAGATTGATAGGGTCGTGGAAGGTCCTAAGTTTCCTCAAAACACGGGATATTAA
- a CDS encoding Gfo/Idh/MocA family protein: protein MQLERRDFLSTLTLAGAAALFSGNPLLAATAQKKEKLGIALVGLGYYSTDLLAPALQMTEKCYLAGIVTGTPAKAETWKAKYKIPDKNIYNYQNFDQIANNPDIDIVYVVLPPSMHREYVVRAAKAGKHVFCEKPMAPSVADCEAMIKACSSSKVKLAIGYRCQHDPNIQAIMKLAKEPKFGKVKMVTSAAGYFDARTDHWKQKKSLGGGVMGDMGVYALQGARLATGEEPISVFAQASTTRPDIYKEVEETMMFMLDFPSGAKASCQTSFGINMNHLHVNYEKGWAKLEPQSGYNGNKGSLSNGTLIEFPIKNQQAKQMDEDCDAILRNTDLIAPGEEGLRDIRVVEAIYKSAAAGKVIKI from the coding sequence ATGCAACTCGAAAGACGCGATTTTTTATCAACCCTGACTTTGGCAGGAGCCGCTGCGTTGTTTTCCGGTAATCCCTTGCTAGCTGCTACCGCCCAGAAAAAAGAAAAATTGGGCATCGCCCTGGTGGGCCTTGGATATTATAGCACAGATCTTCTGGCACCGGCGCTTCAAATGACTGAAAAATGTTATTTGGCGGGTATTGTGACGGGAACGCCCGCAAAAGCTGAAACCTGGAAAGCGAAATATAAGATCCCTGATAAAAATATCTACAACTATCAGAATTTCGATCAGATCGCCAATAATCCGGATATCGATATTGTCTATGTGGTATTGCCCCCATCCATGCACAGGGAATATGTGGTACGCGCCGCAAAAGCAGGCAAACACGTATTTTGTGAAAAACCCATGGCGCCCTCAGTGGCAGATTGCGAAGCGATGATCAAGGCTTGCAGCAGCAGTAAAGTTAAACTGGCGATCGGCTATCGCTGTCAGCATGATCCTAATATCCAGGCGATTATGAAACTAGCTAAAGAACCAAAATTTGGTAAGGTAAAGATGGTGACAAGTGCCGCCGGATATTTTGACGCGCGCACCGATCACTGGAAACAGAAAAAGTCGCTCGGAGGTGGTGTGATGGGGGATATGGGTGTGTACGCTTTGCAGGGAGCACGGCTTGCAACGGGTGAGGAACCAATCAGTGTTTTCGCCCAGGCTTCTACAACACGTCCGGATATTTACAAGGAAGTGGAAGAAACGATGATGTTTATGCTTGATTTCCCAAGCGGCGCCAAAGCCTCCTGCCAGACCAGTTTTGGCATCAACATGAATCACTTGCATGTCAACTATGAAAAAGGCTGGGCAAAGCTGGAACCGCAGTCGGGTTACAATGGAAATAAAGGAAGTCTGTCGAATGGAACATTGATTGAATTTCCGATTAAAAATCAGCAGGCTAAACAAATGGATGAAGACTGCGATGCCATACTTCGAAACACGGATCTGATCGCTCCTGGTGAAGAAGGGCTTAGAGATATCCGGGTTGTGGAAGCGATTTACAAATCGGCCGCCGCAGGAAAAGTAATAAAAATATAG
- a CDS encoding glycoside hydrolase family 43 protein: MKTKHFFYTVFFAGSIFFSECASAQTTTIINPILTGFYPDPSVVQVGTDYYLVNSTFSYFPGIPVFHSKDLKNWKQIGNVIDRPSQMDFMGEKLTRGLFAPAISFHNGTYYVTCTDIDHDGNFIVTSKNPAGPWSDPVRVPQVRGIDPSLFFDEENKAYIIYNSDPPERKSLYPGHRTIRIYEIDPATLKVIGEEKQLVNGGVDLSKKPVWIEAPHIMKRNGWYYLYAAEGGTSVNHTEVVFRSKSVWGPFVPYENNPILTQKGLPDDRKDPITSAGHAQFVDGPDGKTYAIFLAVRPYEGNFYNTGRETFIAPVEWKNDWPIINPDSKEIKYEYAVNYKEVKQKDTPPQAGNFAYTLTFEKTLDPALLFMRTIDKNSFSLSQKSGLTMKLKPETIMEMGNPSFIGKRQQHLYCTTEVELDFSAKSEKEKAGLTIFQDESHFYFLSKSMENGKPMIQLYKSIADKKEMELLAQMPLTDVSKPVKLRITAEGDSYSFHFSKGTSWQLLKDKVDAKFLSTQVAGGFIGCLFGMYATSSGEATTNSASFKYLKYSGNDPMFPKVSK; the protein is encoded by the coding sequence ATGAAGACAAAGCATTTTTTTTATACGGTGTTTTTTGCCGGCAGCATTTTTTTTAGTGAATGCGCGAGTGCTCAGACAACCACCATCATAAACCCGATTTTAACCGGCTTTTACCCCGATCCGAGTGTGGTTCAGGTAGGGACGGATTATTATCTGGTTAATTCTACCTTCTCTTATTTTCCGGGAATTCCAGTTTTTCACAGCAAGGATCTTAAAAACTGGAAACAGATTGGAAATGTCATCGACCGCCCGTCGCAGATGGATTTCATGGGAGAAAAACTAACCAGGGGTTTGTTCGCACCGGCGATCAGTTTTCATAATGGTACGTACTATGTCACTTGTACGGATATTGATCACGACGGGAATTTCATAGTCACTTCCAAAAATCCGGCTGGCCCGTGGAGTGATCCTGTCCGCGTTCCCCAGGTCCGCGGCATAGATCCGTCTCTGTTTTTTGATGAAGAAAACAAAGCATACATCATCTACAACAGCGATCCGCCGGAAAGAAAGTCTCTGTATCCCGGCCACAGAACCATCCGGATTTATGAAATTGATCCTGCGACTTTGAAGGTGATAGGTGAAGAAAAACAGCTTGTTAATGGCGGGGTAGACCTAAGCAAAAAGCCGGTCTGGATTGAAGCACCGCATATCATGAAAAGAAATGGCTGGTATTATTTGTATGCAGCCGAGGGAGGAACATCGGTCAATCATACAGAAGTTGTCTTTCGCAGCAAATCCGTTTGGGGACCTTTTGTTCCATATGAAAATAACCCGATTCTTACGCAAAAAGGATTGCCGGACGACCGTAAAGATCCGATAACGTCGGCTGGTCACGCGCAGTTTGTCGATGGTCCGGACGGTAAAACCTATGCCATATTTCTTGCCGTTAGACCTTATGAAGGAAATTTTTACAACACCGGTCGCGAAACTTTCATCGCACCTGTGGAATGGAAAAACGACTGGCCGATCATTAATCCCGATAGCAAAGAGATCAAATATGAGTATGCCGTAAATTATAAGGAAGTAAAACAAAAGGATACGCCTCCGCAGGCCGGCAACTTTGCCTACACGCTGACTTTCGAAAAAACGTTGGATCCGGCGCTTCTTTTTATGAGGACTATTGATAAGAATTCATTTTCACTATCACAGAAAAGCGGCCTGACGATGAAATTAAAACCGGAAACGATCATGGAAATGGGTAATCCTTCCTTTATCGGAAAACGTCAGCAGCATTTGTATTGTACAACGGAAGTGGAACTTGACTTTTCTGCCAAATCAGAAAAAGAAAAAGCGGGGCTGACCATTTTTCAGGATGAATCTCATTTTTATTTTTTGAGTAAATCCATGGAAAATGGTAAACCTATGATCCAGCTTTATAAAAGCATTGCGGATAAAAAAGAGATGGAACTGCTCGCGCAAATGCCTTTAACTGATGTTTCAAAACCGGTCAAACTACGCATCACAGCCGAAGGCGATTCTTACAGTTTTCATTTTTCAAAAGGAACTTCCTGGCAGCTTTTAAAAGATAAGGTTGACGCTAAATTCCTGAGTACGCAGGTTGCGGGAGGTTTTATCGGCTGTCTGTTCGGTATGTATGCTACTTCATCGGGAGAAGCGACTACCAATTCTGCATCCTTTAAATATTTGAAGTACAGCGGAAATGATCCGATGTTTCCAAAAGTATCAAAATAG